From Draconibacterium halophilum, one genomic window encodes:
- a CDS encoding LEM-3-like GIY-YIG domain-containing protein: protein MTEPKITLKRLLEFGYKKENNLFLDSPKKGKLTDCALTDLDLTSAKYEKIREITNSGQTVGHIIVRHGLTEKEAFQIEASLIDAFNFSGILLSNKVLGHNSIEKGLMTSDEIKRLYNAEPLDKIEEDCIIININKKYQRGKGEQSIYEATKETWTIRESRLYQLKYVLSEYRGLIVEVFEVFEWYEKERGFTPNAKRFGETKIGFGFNGQIAPENIRMKYLNKSIAHVKKRGAASAIRYNL from the coding sequence TTGACAGAACCAAAAATCACACTGAAAAGGCTTTTAGAATTTGGTTATAAAAAAGAAAATAATCTATTTTTAGATAGTCCTAAAAAGGGGAAGCTTACAGACTGTGCACTGACAGACTTAGATTTGACAAGTGCCAAGTATGAGAAAATTAGGGAAATAACAAATAGTGGACAAACAGTCGGACACATTATTGTTAGGCACGGGCTGACTGAAAAAGAAGCGTTCCAAATCGAAGCAAGTTTAATTGATGCGTTTAACTTCAGTGGCATATTGCTTTCAAACAAAGTTTTAGGACACAACTCAATAGAAAAAGGATTAATGACCTCGGATGAAATCAAACGTTTATACAATGCAGAGCCACTTGACAAAATCGAAGAGGATTGTATAATAATCAATATCAACAAAAAGTATCAACGAGGAAAAGGAGAACAATCAATTTACGAGGCAACGAAAGAAACTTGGACAATTAGAGAAAGTCGGTTATATCAATTAAAATATGTTTTGAGTGAGTATCGGGGACTAATCGTTGAAGTGTTCGAAGTTTTTGAATGGTATGAAAAAGAAAGAGGCTTCACTCCCAACGCAAAAAGATTCGGAGAAACAAAAATAGGATTTGGTTTTAACGGACAGATTGCACCCGAAAATATTCGCATGAAGTATTTAAACAAATCAATTGCACATGTAAAAAAGAGAGGAGCAGCTTCTGCGATAAGATATAATTTGTAA
- a CDS encoding leucine-rich repeat domain-containing protein — protein sequence MNELMITECPNINLDTLFNLLVDVKSLRELDLSENELSEIPNSIRNLTQITELWLDENQLTEIPQGVKSLSNLDYLRLFSNNIESLNLKSGDLINLTNIDLCYNSFESFPMELEYLKKLRRVTMWYSEISIIPEEITKLKGLEYLNLTRNNLTEEQKEKLKLQLPNTELKL from the coding sequence TTGAATGAATTAATGATAACCGAATGTCCTAATATCAATCTAGATACATTATTTAATTTATTAGTTGATGTAAAAAGCTTACGTGAACTTGATTTATCAGAAAATGAATTGTCCGAGATTCCCAATAGTATAAGAAACCTCACTCAAATAACTGAATTGTGGTTGGATGAAAATCAATTAACCGAAATACCACAAGGTGTCAAATCCTTATCTAACCTTGATTATTTAAGGTTGTTTAGCAATAATATTGAATCATTGAATTTAAAATCAGGTGATTTAATAAATCTTACAAATATTGATTTGTGTTACAATAGTTTTGAGAGTTTTCCGATGGAATTGGAATACTTAAAAAAATTGAGACGAGTGACAATGTGGTATAGTGAGATATCAATTATTCCTGAAGAAATAACTAAATTGAAAGGATTGGAATATCTAAACCTTACAAGAAATAATTTAACAGAAGAACAAAAGGAAAAATTGAAATTACAATTACCTAATACTGAGTTGAAACTGTAA
- a CDS encoding DUF6794 domain-containing protein, with the protein MNKRFLIFCFLLVLVNLIGFSQSAADSLKIDIYSSDSINGIYIPKDLNDCFIQIDGFWNDSIKTKVQSWTENEFCGNAHLGFGMWMRNNWGLWSGSRLQVYFKDKGIYHPDDMSGIILTSYHRYLTGKDVELKKQIKEYKAYWKSTNAKQTSLRFEAKTIGNRKYTNIDTALLYTDSIIDIELIGYTKLPKKLNKFSNLSKLTIEDCPNLDFHKAFNSLANYQNLTELYLFDNRINDYPSNLGDLSRLKNYGYQEIVLQNYLLKLKK; encoded by the coding sequence ATGAATAAACGATTTTTAATATTTTGTTTTCTTTTAGTCTTGGTCAACCTGATTGGATTCAGCCAATCTGCAGCTGATTCATTGAAAATAGATATTTATTCCAGTGATTCAATAAACGGAATTTATATTCCCAAAGATTTGAATGATTGTTTTATTCAAATAGATGGATTTTGGAATGATTCTATAAAAACCAAGGTTCAGTCTTGGACAGAAAATGAATTTTGTGGTAATGCTCATTTGGGATTTGGGATGTGGATGAGAAATAATTGGGGATTATGGAGTGGTTCAAGACTACAAGTATATTTTAAAGATAAAGGAATATATCATCCTGATGATATGAGTGGTATCATCTTGACATCTTATCATAGGTATTTGACAGGGAAAGACGTTGAATTAAAAAAACAAATAAAGGAATATAAAGCATATTGGAAAAGTACTAACGCTAAACAAACTTCTTTGCGATTCGAAGCTAAAACAATTGGAAATAGAAAGTATACAAATATTGACACAGCTTTATTATATACTGATAGTATTATTGATATTGAACTTATTGGATATACCAAATTACCCAAGAAACTGAATAAATTTAGTAATTTAAGTAAATTAACTATTGAAGACTGTCCAAATTTAGATTTTCATAAAGCTTTTAATTCATTAGCAAATTATCAGAATCTTACAGAATTATATCTTTTTGATAATCGGATTAATGATTATCCATCAAATCTTGGCGATTTATCGAGATTAAAAAATTATGGATATCAGGAGATAGTCTTACAAAACTACCTCTTGAAATTAAAAAAATAG
- a CDS encoding nucleotidyl transferase AbiEii/AbiGii toxin family protein yields the protein MFKEKCFTEEWLQSFKQQAAHRRIDIIILEKMIYALHLLEQLQQNGLKFTFKGGTSLVLLLEEGNRFSIDIDIISNTKKEELEAILTKVIESSRFKDFELNEHRSYKPGVPKAHYTFAYESSIKGAYAGTVLLDILIEDSPYPEVAEKEIKAKWIETEDKTMVSVPTIDSITGDKLTAFAPNTIGIPYEKGGQSATMEICKQLYDLGKLFEKISSFEAVAKSFQLFAKHEIEYRKETHPDLTPEQVLQDTIDTCLIITKREKGTAEEKAKFALLQKGIIAFGTGYLMSGNFRIDDAVPASARIAYLATKILVNDMSPLSYYEGQDMKDLNIENPDWNFLNRLKRQPDKSSFYYWHQTVELLKLLKV from the coding sequence ATGTTTAAAGAGAAATGTTTTACGGAAGAATGGCTGCAATCCTTTAAACAACAGGCAGCACACAGAAGAATTGATATAATCATTTTAGAAAAAATGATTTATGCATTGCATTTATTGGAACAGCTTCAGCAAAATGGATTGAAATTCACTTTTAAGGGCGGTACTAGTCTGGTTTTACTTTTAGAAGAAGGAAATCGATTTTCTATTGACATTGATATTATTTCAAATACAAAAAAAGAAGAACTTGAAGCTATATTGACAAAAGTAATTGAATCTTCAAGGTTTAAGGATTTTGAACTTAATGAACACAGAAGTTATAAACCGGGAGTTCCAAAGGCGCATTACACATTTGCTTATGAATCTTCAATAAAAGGGGCATATGCTGGTACTGTACTTTTAGATATTCTTATCGAAGATTCTCCCTACCCTGAAGTAGCAGAAAAAGAGATAAAAGCCAAGTGGATTGAGACCGAAGATAAGACCATGGTTTCGGTACCAACAATTGATTCAATTACAGGCGATAAGTTAACTGCATTTGCACCAAATACAATTGGCATTCCTTACGAAAAAGGTGGTCAATCTGCTACAATGGAAATTTGCAAACAACTTTACGATTTAGGTAAACTGTTTGAGAAAATTTCATCTTTTGAGGCAGTTGCAAAAAGTTTTCAACTCTTTGCAAAACATGAAATCGAATATAGAAAGGAAACGCACCCCGATTTAACACCTGAGCAAGTCCTTCAAGACACTATTGATACTTGTTTAATTATCACAAAAAGGGAAAAAGGGACAGCAGAAGAGAAAGCAAAGTTTGCGCTATTACAAAAAGGAATTATTGCGTTTGGCACCGGATATTTAATGTCTGGTAATTTTAGAATTGATGATGCAGTTCCGGCATCAGCCCGAATAGCCTATTTGGCAACCAAAATATTAGTAAATGACATGAGTCCGTTATCTTACTATGAAGGACAAGACATGAAAGATTTAAATATTGAAAATCCGGATTGGAATTTTTTGAACCGATTGAAAAGACAACCGGATAAATCTTCATTCTATTACTGGCACCAAACAGTTGAATTATTGAAACTATTAAAGGTATAG
- a CDS encoding DNA adenine methylase — protein MRFIGNKELITTAIIDLLEEKGLVCIQHNLFSKVKEHEKPLTFFDAFCGTGAVADSLKGHLNLVVNDMIKWSVVYTKGRLTSADCDFKKLGFNPFTFFNNNKEIRKNFFYKNYSPGGSKRMYFTPENAGRIDYFRETIEQWKKEKLINDLEYSFLLASLIESISFVSNTAGVYGAFLKHWDPRAKKPIIFQKVESNESHPMNIQTFNNKIEDIIEDVDCDILYLDPPYTQNQYGTQYHLLQTLVLNDAPSISPITGSRPTTPMRSDWSRDYKSHILFDRIIAKTKAKHIIFSYSVDGFLSKSFIEASLKRYGNADTYICKKISYSKYTNFKSRRGKEHFEYLFYVQKKETNEIKYESPLNYIGSKAKMIDEIKCYFPEKYSNFIDAFGGGLNVGINSKSDQIIYNELNHFVKDLVESFKLNDTYQYLLYMRKTIKKYNLEKENSESYIKARDYYNSLPFDKRDPKLLYTIILYGFNQQIRFNGDHGFNNPVGMRWFNDKVLEKMISFSRIVKEKNISFKNSDYSELYGIMNNESFVYLDPPYRLTTGSYNDGKRGFNGWGLKKKKDYLILQIF, from the coding sequence ATGAGGTTTATCGGAAATAAAGAATTAATTACAACCGCTATAATTGACCTTTTGGAAGAAAAGGGTCTTGTTTGTATACAACACAATTTATTCAGTAAGGTTAAAGAACATGAAAAACCTTTAACTTTTTTCGATGCTTTCTGCGGAACAGGTGCAGTTGCAGATTCTTTAAAAGGGCATTTGAATTTGGTTGTAAACGATATGATTAAATGGTCTGTTGTTTACACTAAGGGTAGGTTAACTTCAGCTGATTGTGATTTTAAAAAACTTGGGTTTAACCCATTTACATTTTTTAATAACAATAAAGAAATTAGAAAAAATTTCTTTTATAAGAATTATTCCCCAGGTGGTTCAAAACGAATGTATTTTACTCCAGAAAACGCAGGAAGAATTGACTATTTTAGAGAAACAATTGAACAGTGGAAAAAAGAGAAATTAATTAATGACTTGGAATACTCTTTTTTATTAGCGAGTTTGATAGAGTCAATTTCGTTTGTTTCAAATACAGCAGGTGTTTACGGTGCTTTCTTAAAACATTGGGATCCAAGAGCGAAAAAACCAATAATTTTTCAAAAAGTTGAGTCGAATGAATCACATCCGATGAACATACAAACCTTCAATAATAAAATTGAAGATATAATTGAAGATGTAGATTGTGATATTTTATATTTAGACCCACCGTATACTCAAAACCAATATGGAACTCAATATCACTTATTGCAAACTTTGGTTTTAAATGATGCACCTTCAATAAGTCCAATTACAGGCTCAAGACCAACTACGCCAATGCGTTCAGATTGGTCAAGAGATTATAAGTCACATATTCTTTTCGATAGAATAATTGCAAAAACAAAAGCAAAACATATTATTTTTAGCTATAGCGTTGATGGATTCCTTTCTAAAAGCTTTATTGAAGCAAGTCTAAAAAGGTATGGGAATGCAGACACTTACATATGTAAAAAGATTTCCTATAGTAAATACACAAATTTTAAGTCCAGAAGAGGGAAAGAACATTTTGAATATTTATTCTATGTGCAAAAAAAGGAGACAAACGAGATTAAATATGAATCCCCGCTAAATTACATAGGAAGCAAGGCTAAAATGATTGACGAAATTAAATGCTATTTCCCAGAAAAATATTCGAATTTCATTGATGCATTTGGAGGCGGTTTAAACGTTGGTATAAATTCAAAGTCAGACCAAATTATTTATAACGAGTTAAATCACTTTGTTAAAGATTTAGTTGAGTCATTTAAGCTGAATGACACTTATCAATATCTTCTTTATATGAGAAAAACCATAAAGAAATACAACTTAGAAAAAGAAAATTCTGAAAGTTATATCAAGGCTCGTGACTATTACAACTCCTTACCATTTGATAAAAGAGACCCCAAACTACTTTATACTATTATACTATATGGTTTTAATCAACAAATAAGATTCAATGGAGACCACGGTTTTAATAACCCCGTAGGTATGAGATGGTTTAATGATAAGGTGCTTGAGAAAATGATTAGTTTTTCAAGAATTGTTAAGGAAAAGAATATTTCATTTAAAAACTCGGACTATTCTGAGCTATATGGAATAATGAACAATGAATCTTTTGTCTATTTAGACCCACCGTATAGATTAACAACAGGTTCCTACAATGACGGGAAAAGAGGGTTTAATGGTTGGGGATTGAAGAAGAAAAAAGATTATTTGATTTTGCAGATTTTTTGA
- a CDS encoding helix-turn-helix domain-containing protein, producing the protein MLFGNKLRELREKNGLVLRKVAAILDIDTATLSKIELGARQAKREYLPILSELYKVEIKELEKLWLTDKVYEIIEYEEQGLNVLKEAANAYKKTQKVH; encoded by the coding sequence ATGCTATTTGGCAACAAATTAAGAGAGCTAAGAGAGAAAAATGGACTTGTTTTAAGAAAAGTCGCTGCTATTCTTGATATAGATACTGCAACTTTATCAAAGATAGAACTTGGAGCTAGACAAGCAAAAAGAGAATATTTACCAATACTTTCTGAATTGTATAAAGTTGAAATAAAAGAACTTGAAAAATTATGGTTAACTGATAAAGTGTATGAAATAATTGAATATGAGGAACAAGGCTTAAATGTTCTTAAAGAAGCAGCAAACGCATATAAAAAAACACAAAAAGTACATTAA
- a CDS encoding DUF6577 family protein translates to MPKIIENRLIEEFKDRESFSRDELFEFFKYFEPDLKEGTLGWRIYDLKNKNIIKPLMRGLYTISYKPKYKPDVSQDLIKLAKKINDRFEDVKYCIWETNWLNEFSQHQASKKIFIIETEKDFLDSFFYELKETYKAEVFLTPDEKAINFYVAESLQPIVIKKLVTRSPIGKRTEKKLKFYTPFLEKILVDIFSENKLFYYSQGSELVHIFENALKSYDINFTKLLSYAKRRERDNDIKLFLSNNMNYLVKDIIDV, encoded by the coding sequence ATGCCCAAAATTATAGAAAATAGATTAATAGAAGAATTTAAAGACAGAGAGTCATTCTCCAGAGATGAACTTTTTGAATTCTTTAAATATTTTGAACCTGACCTAAAAGAGGGAACTTTGGGGTGGAGAATCTATGACTTGAAAAACAAAAATATAATTAAACCATTAATGCGTGGTTTATATACTATTTCATACAAGCCAAAATACAAACCAGATGTTTCACAAGATTTAATAAAACTCGCTAAGAAAATCAACGATAGATTCGAAGATGTAAAATATTGTATTTGGGAAACTAATTGGTTAAATGAATTTTCTCAACATCAGGCTAGCAAAAAGATTTTTATAATTGAAACAGAAAAAGACTTTTTAGATTCCTTTTTCTACGAGCTAAAAGAAACGTATAAAGCGGAAGTCTTCCTGACACCGGATGAAAAAGCTATTAATTTTTATGTGGCAGAAAGCCTACAACCTATTGTGATTAAAAAACTGGTGACCCGTTCTCCTATTGGCAAACGAACTGAAAAGAAATTAAAATTTTATACACCTTTCTTGGAAAAAATACTAGTTGATATTTTTTCAGAGAATAAACTTTTTTATTACTCGCAGGGTTCAGAATTGGTTCACATTTTTGAAAATGCATTAAAGAGCTATGACATTAATTTTACAAAGCTCTTGAGTTATGCAAAGAGACGAGAAAGAGACAATGATATCAAATTGTTTTTAAGTAATAACATGAATTATTTAGTAAAAGATATTATAGATGTTTAA
- a CDS encoding HNH endonuclease signature motif containing protein has translation MEIPHFVIKNRFQKGGLYQDLLNPAILTDVCQRITGQKKYTVDFIDEVNKGRLAKLFYNGSVAYISFSENRVKSRNSSFQSFPSALVSYLNEDIERKSICYFILETDANIETDYFLFMYRLMKTVDTKFLNESEMLSNPIRGFTTVEDIILNKNNIRGRNRANNSSYITKSVDEIIQVFGKLYGANKYETSLLCLALYKVTNNQIELFEIEEGNLKKLPKEARDYLLSLDRFSIVNATIALEESEFRENDSLRSPRYIYNLLEKYGSKKCALCDCEIPQIIQGAHIWPVADIKKDIQLSQNEKLERAIDGDNGLWLCNNHHKLLDANIIRLFNDCTVKYKTELSENQREYLNEVTTVKVLSSDIVNDRFTEYLTLRNQNAVVHEYADFPN, from the coding sequence ATGGAGATACCACACTTTGTAATAAAGAACAGGTTTCAAAAAGGAGGGCTTTACCAAGACCTTTTGAACCCAGCTATATTGACTGATGTATGTCAGAGAATAACTGGGCAAAAAAAATATACTGTTGATTTCATAGATGAAGTTAACAAAGGAAGACTAGCTAAGTTATTTTATAATGGCTCAGTAGCTTACATATCGTTTTCAGAGAATAGAGTTAAAAGTAGAAATTCGAGTTTTCAAAGTTTTCCATCAGCACTTGTCAGCTATCTCAATGAAGACATTGAACGCAAGAGTATATGCTATTTTATTCTTGAAACTGATGCTAACATTGAAACTGATTACTTCCTTTTTATGTATCGTCTAATGAAAACAGTTGACACAAAATTCTTAAATGAATCTGAAATGCTTTCTAATCCAATTAGAGGATTTACAACTGTTGAAGATATTATTTTAAACAAAAATAATATTCGAGGTAGGAATAGGGCAAATAATTCTTCCTACATAACCAAATCAGTTGATGAAATCATACAAGTATTTGGTAAGTTATATGGTGCAAATAAATATGAAACATCATTATTATGTCTTGCTCTCTATAAAGTGACCAACAATCAGATAGAACTATTTGAAATAGAAGAAGGAAACTTGAAAAAGTTACCTAAAGAAGCAAGAGACTATTTGTTATCATTAGACAGATTTTCCATTGTAAATGCAACAATTGCATTGGAGGAGTCTGAATTTAGAGAAAATGATAGTTTACGTTCTCCAAGATATATTTACAATCTTTTAGAAAAATATGGAAGCAAAAAATGTGCTTTATGCGATTGTGAAATACCACAAATAATACAAGGTGCTCATATTTGGCCTGTTGCAGATATAAAAAAAGATATCCAACTTAGTCAAAACGAAAAATTAGAACGTGCTATTGATGGAGATAATGGCTTATGGTTATGCAATAATCATCATAAGCTACTTGATGCAAATATCATTAGACTTTTTAATGATTGCACAGTAAAATACAAGACAGAATTAAGTGAAAATCAAAGAGAATATCTTAATGAAGTAACAACTGTAAAAGTATTGTCATCTGATATTGTTAACGATAGATTTACTGAATATTTAACACTTAGAAATCAAAATGCAGTTGTACATGAATATGCAGACTTTCCGAATTAG